CCCGATCAAGATAGTCATTAGTCATCAATCTTCTTCTTCGGTGATTCCCTCTACTTTTCCGGTTCTCCTACTTTTGTCAAGGGGAGTTTCGCTCCCGGTTGCAGTCGCACTACAATCAGAGTATTGTTCATGAGGAAGAAGAATGACCCAGGTGCTTTTAGGAGACAATGAAGGAATTGATTCGGCTTTGCGTCGATTTAAACGGCAAGTTTCCAAAGCAGGAATCTTAGCTGATGTCAAGTTTCACAGACACTTTGAAACACCATTAGAAAAACGTAAACGCAAGGCTGTAGCTGCAAGACGCAAGCGAAGTATGAGATAAACCGAATTGGAACTGACGTTGCTTGACTACGTTCACGCTTGTTAGAGAAGCTTAAATAGATTCGGTAGCCTTGATACAAAAATTAGACAAGATGAATCGTACCCCTACCGGGGTACGATCTAATTATTTTTCAAAACTATAGAATACGCCAGGTGAGTTAGAGACTCATGTATTATTTGTAATATTTGAAGTCAAGAACAGTCGCACTCAGCCCAACAATTCTACTTCTTTTTGAAATAGGTGAGCTAAGCTCACCTCTTCCAGTACTGGGAATGTCAAAAATACACGACTAAGATTGCGAACTATCAAAAGAGCGGCTGTTACAAATATTCATTGCCTTTTCCACTCCCGAATTCAGGCTGAGTTCTACGCATTCGCCCACAAACTGTAGTACAACAGAAACCATCTGATTTTCAGCAGCAGAAAATCGTCCTAAGACATGAGAAACAGTACCATGTTCGTCGTTACTCGCTGCATTTTTTGGTTTACCAATACCAATACGTAAACGAGGAAAGTTTTGTGTCCCAAGGTGTGCGATCGCGCTTTTCATACCGTTATGTCCTCCAGCGGAACCAGATAAGCGCAGGCGAGTTTTTCCCAAAGGCAAATCCATATCATCATAAATAACTAAAACCAATTCAGGTTGCAGCTTATACCAGCTTGTCACGGCTTGCATTGCTTGTCCTGAAAGATTCATATAAGTCAATGGCTTCAACAAACGGATTTTATCTCTATTTGGTGCAATTCCTTCGCCATATTCGCCTTGAAACTTGCGATTTTCTGCCAAGGGAATCTTCCAAGAACGAGATAGCGCGTCTACAGCAGCAAAACCAATATTGTGGCGTGTTTGATCATACTTGGGTTCTGGGTTCCCCAACCCGACAATTAGCTGGGGAATGACCAAAGTTTTTTTAGCAACAGCTTCTGTCATTTTGCCTTCTGTCTAGCTTTTTTGGGCAGAACTCGCAGTGTCTTGCTCCAACTTAGTTGCTTCTATTTGCTTAGTTTCTGGTTGAGTTGTTTGCTTGGTATCTAGTTCAGCAGTCGTTTTCACTGCTTCTTGCAACTCAACTGCTTCTTTTTGAAACTCGTTTTGAAACTCGCTAGAAGCTTGTTGAAAACCGCGAATTGCTTTTCCTAAGCTGCGACCAACTTCTGGTAGCTTTTTCGGACCAAAGATTAACAGTGCTACCACAAAGATTAAAGCCATTTCCGGCAAACCGATACCAAATACATTCATATTTTTCTCCAGTCACATCAAAAACCGCATTGGAAACCCACATATGTAGTTTAATCAATAGTTACCGTCATTGCTGCGATCATAATTTTAGTTACTTAATGCTCCAACAGCCGACTTACTTATCAAAATCCGACTTGAGCCGACTTGAAGATCCGACTTTGCCGACTTTGGTGGCGGAGTCTGAGGCAGTAAGTTTAGATCAGAGCAACTAAAGTTCAAATTTCTGAAGTTCTCAAAACACCACCCACATCTATATTCCGGAAGAAAGAACACCATGACTTAACATGAACTTACTAGGAAATACTCTTGGTTTTAATCCAAAAAAGAACTGGGAACTTTTTTAAGAAAACAATACTAACTACGTATGAAGTTGTGCTAAATAAAGCTTCCATAATAAAGTTGTAAGAACTCACACAAGCAAAAATTATAGTATAATTTTTGCGGAGTTATACGGTAATGTGCAAGAACTGAGCCTCTGACTAGCGGCGAAAGTCTGTGCTAGCAACAAATCAAAGAAACACATTTTTTTCACTTTATGAAAATCTTGCTATATAACAGTTAGAAAAGTTACAAAATAAAAATGCAACCGGGGTCAAGAAAATTTACTTATGGCAATTGAAAAAA
This portion of the Brasilonema sennae CENA114 genome encodes:
- the rpsU gene encoding 30S ribosomal protein S21, with the translated sequence MTQVLLGDNEGIDSALRRFKRQVSKAGILADVKFHRHFETPLEKRKRKAVAARRKRSMR
- the pth gene encoding aminoacyl-tRNA hydrolase, whose product is MTEAVAKKTLVIPQLIVGLGNPEPKYDQTRHNIGFAAVDALSRSWKIPLAENRKFQGEYGEGIAPNRDKIRLLKPLTYMNLSGQAMQAVTSWYKLQPELVLVIYDDMDLPLGKTRLRLSGSAGGHNGMKSAIAHLGTQNFPRLRIGIGKPKNAASNDEHGTVSHVLGRFSAAENQMVSVVLQFVGECVELSLNSGVEKAMNICNSRSFDSSQS
- a CDS encoding TatA/E family twin arginine-targeting protein translocase, yielding MNVFGIGLPEMALIFVVALLIFGPKKLPEVGRSLGKAIRGFQQASSEFQNEFQKEAVELQEAVKTTAELDTKQTTQPETKQIEATKLEQDTASSAQKS